TACTAGATTTGATTCAATAATACAGATTCCGGTCATTGAAGGGAAATTTTATTACGAAGAAGAACTTCAAAACCCAGAGGTAGTAAATTTAGCGTTTACCGAAAGCGTAAAAAGTGGAGCTTACAGACCAATGCCATTATTTTTAGAAAACGAAAAAATTAATTTGACCATTTTTCCAGAAGAAGAATTTGATAAAAATACAGTCAAGGGAGGAAATTTAAACATTAAATACAAAAATTATAAAAAAGAAGCTGACTCTTTATTTAATCCTAAAGATTGGGAAAAACAACTAAAATGGGAGCAAGAGTATTATATTCCTCAAAATCCTAGCTTGGTATCTTATTATCTTTTTTTGGAGCAATTAAGATATTTTAAAGAAAACCTTAATCTAGATTTAATTAAAAATAATTACAAAAAATTATCAGAGAGTAATCAAAATCATCCTTACAATGAACTAGCTTTAAATTTAATTAGTGCTATTGAAAATATAAAAGTTGGAAAAAAATATACTGATTTTTCAGCACCTGATTTAAATGGAAATGAAATAATACTTTCTGACAAAATAAAGGAAAAAGTTGCTCTTTTGGATTTATGGGCAACTTGGTGTGGACCCTGCATTGCAAAAAGTAGAACAATGGTTCCTGTCTATAATGAATATAAAGACAAAGGATTTACAATCATTGGTGTTGCAGGAGAATTTAAAAACACTGATAGACTTGTAAAATTCTTAGAAAAAGAAAAATGGGAATGGACAAACCTTGTTGAGTTGGACAGACAAAATAATATTTGGCAAAAATATGGAGTTGATGGTGGTGGCGGAATATTTCTAATCGACGAAGACGGACTGATTTTGGCAAAAGACCCGACAGCAGAGGAAGTGAGAATTGAATTAGAATCTCGACTGAATTAAAAAAACTTTGCACAACAATGCCTATAAGTAATTGCTTGTTATCGCCTACTTCTGAAAATCCTCACGGATTTTCAGTTTGGTGTGTACTTGCAAAGTTAAGTGCTAACCCACGCAACTACTCATAGCCGAGACCGTTGTGTGCAAGCTGAAAACCGAGAATAATTGAGAAAAACGATTTACATAATTACTCTGATTTTACTAATAATTGGAATTCCATTATTTGAATTTATGGCTTTTAATTCAATGGTTAGTTTAAAGTATGAAACACGTGAATTAACGGATTGTATTTCACTCGTTTTTGGAATTGATTTATGTAACGCAATTAGAACTTTTCACATTTTAGCAATTCTTTGTGGACTGACAACTATCGGACTTTTGATTTACAGAAAACGGATTTTAAAACAAAAAAGTGAGAATGAAATTTAAAATATTAATTTGTGTATTATTATTTTCAATTTGTGGTTGTAGCGTGGAAAATGAACGAGAAAAATACGCTGAATTAATAATTAAAAAAGTAGAACAATTTAAAACGGAAAAAAATAGATTGCCGAAAAATGTCTCTGAAATTGGATTAGTTGAACTTGAAAATAGTAAAGCTTTCTACGAGAGAAAAACTGACTCGACTATAAGCTCATTACAATCGCAGAAACTCAGTGCTATATAAGATATATAGAAAGCTTTTATGATAATAATAATATCCCAAAATTCACACTGAAATGTTACTTTGGTAAAAACCAATCTTGGACTATTGTTTCTGATTTAGAAACATTAAAACATGAACAGTTACATTTCGACCTTTGGGAACTTGTTACTAGACAAATTAGAAAAGCATTTTCGGATTTAAACAACAAATCCGAGAAAAATGTTTCTGTCTATTATGAAAAATATACCGAATTGATGCATTATGGTATAGAATTGCAAAATCAGTACGACAACGAAAGCTATTTTAGTGAAAAAGGACAAAATTATTGGAATAATAAAATTTTGAACGGACTTAAAGAGTTGAATAATTATAAACTTTAAAAATAAAAGTACTGTACACAACACAGTAAAAATAATGCGTAGTTTAGTGCTTAACCAAAGTTAGTTGCTCGTTTGCTAGCTTCCAATTTTCCTTCAGAAAACCCTCGCACACAACCACGCAACTTTCCAAGATACACCAAACCCCAAGCAATTTCCTAAAAAATGATTGAACAAGTATAGTAACGAAGAAGGTTTACTATACTATATTTTGCATCAAGCAAATTATTTTTCTTTCAGTAGTTTTTCTAAATACTCCATTTTATCTTGTTTAGATTTAATAACCAAGCGCTTTAAGTCATTGGATACCTAATTAAAAAGTAATATATTGCATACATAAACGATATAATTGCAATTAGATTAATTTATTGTGGTTATACATGTGTTAGCCCACATTTAAAAAAACTATGAGCTTAAATACAGATTTAGTAAGAGCAACGAAAGAAGGAGATTTAAAAAAAGTCTCTGAATTGATTGAATCTGGTGCGGACTTAAATACAACTGTAGGAGATAGTGATAAACGAAATTTACTTCATCACGCTTCTCAAAAAGGACATCCAAAACTGATTGAATTTCTAATTGAAAAAGGTATTGACATTAATAGTTTAGATAATAGAAAAAGAACACCATTATATTTAGCTTGTTATGATTACAAAGTTGATTCAGCTAAAACCCTTGTTTCAAAAGGCGCTACAATAAATATAAGTGGCGAATATAATCCACTCGATATGGCAAGTTCAAATTCATTCTACGGAACTGAAATCGTTGAATTATTACTTGAAAATAATGCTGATGTAAATCTTATTTGCAGAGGAACGAGTGTAACACCTTTAATGGGTGCTTTACACCAAAAGAAAACTGATGCACTTAAATTGCTATTAAATGCAGGAGCGAATACAAATCACATTGACGCTAATGGAGAATCGCCATTAGGAAGAATTTCAGTTTTTGAATTTCCTGAACAAATAAATTTATTGTTAGATTTTAAAGCCAAAATAAACTTTCAAGATAGAAAAGGCAATTCGGCTTTACATTTAGCAACAGAAAGAGAAAACAAAAAAGTAATCGAAGTTCTAATTAAAAGAGGAATTAAAGTCAATCTAAAAAATAAGAATGGAGAAACCGCAAAGGATATTGCCAAAAAAAATAGTCCTGAAATATTCTCACTCATTTGTGAATTAACAAATGAGAATCCAAAAGAAAATAATCAAAGTGGAATATTATCTAAAATTGGAAAATTGTGGAGATAAAAACGTGGGCTAACATTGTATATGAAAAATAGCGCAAGTCGTTGCTAACACAAAGGTTTGGGCATTTTTGGAAAGTCGCCAAATTTTAAATTTGACAAATTCACAAAAACAAAATAATTAATAAAATTTAAAAATTCGGCTTGTGAATTATCCGAAATTTATCGCTTATTTTCAGCGCTACTTTTCATATACGAGACGTTGGCAGTACATTTGACCAAAAAACGAAATGAGTAGAATTTTAGAAACTTTTGGATTAAAAAAACACCTGAATTTGACTGTCAAAATGGAAAAGTCTGAATTCATAAATTTTATAGAATCGAAAGTTAAGCCTAATAGGCTCTTCTTTTTTGACATATTTGACGTTAAACAAAAAGAGTATTATGGAACTGTAAATAAAGATGATTTTTGGTTAAGAATTGGAACAAAATCAATTACTGGAGGTTCTTTCGCAAGTGCAGAAGGAAAAATGAAAAGTCATTTAGATAAAACTGAATTGAATATAAAAATAATAGGTTGGAATTGGTTCATTATACTCTGGTTTTTGGTTATGTCACTTATTTTTGGACTTGCATTAAATGATATTATTAAAGATAACTCTTATGGAATTTTAATTGTCTTTGGACCAATATTTTTAATCTTTTATTTAATCGGAATTTATAAAATTAGAAGTGGAGTTAAAAAATTTGAACGACAACTAATGACCCAACTGAAAAAATTATTGTGAATAAAAACGTGCTACAACACCTAAAAATAATTGCGGTTTAATGCTTAATCAAAGGTCGTTGCGTGTTTGTAACGTCTGATTTTCCTTCGGAAAATCCTCGCACACAAAACTCGCAACTATTCTTATACGCAACGTTACCATACAACTCAAAACACATAATGAAAACTGAGAAAGAACCGATAGGTAAATTCATCAATGAATTGGAACTTCCCGAAAATGTTAAGAAAGGAATAAGAATCTTGACTTGGGTAATACCAATCATTATTTTTTCATTGGTCATTTATGCGGGATTTTTTGAAAGTGCTGATAAAAAAAGAGAAAGAGATATTAAGTCAACATTAGAATATAATTTTAAAGGTAAAGTAAAAGAAAAATATATTAGTTGGAATCATAATACACCGACTACAAAACTATACGATGGAAAAGAGATTGGTTCAGATTATGGATTATATAATTTAGTACAAATAAATGATTCTATATCAAAAGAAAAAGGAGTACTATACGTCAAGATATATAGAAAAGAAAGTGACACATCAAATTATTTATATTTTGACAAAGAATACTTTAATATATTGGACAGAAAAAATAAATCAGATTAAAAACGGTGTACAACACCGTAAAAAAACTGCTAGTTTTACCTAAACCAAAGTTAGTTGCTTTGTTTACTAGCTTCTAATTTTCCTTCGGAAAACCCTCGCACACAACCACGCAACTTTCCAAGATATACAAAACCCTAAGCAATTTCCTAAAAAATGGTTGAACAAGTATAGTAACGAAGAAGGTTTACTATTCTATATTTTGCATCAAGCAAATTATTTTTCTTTCAGTAGTTTTTCTAAATACTCCATTATTTTATCTTTAATAATCAAGCGCTTTAAGTCATTGGATACCTAATTAAAAAGTAATATATTGCATACATAAACGATATAATTGCAATTAGATTAATTTATTGTGGTTATACATGTGTTACCAAACAGTTGAAAAACGAACTCTAAACTGAATGAACAAACCTTACGCAATTATATTTTTCGGATTTTTAGCAGTTTTAATGGGAATTGGAAAGGACAAAACCGAACTCATCCCATCTGAACTGAAACTGATATTCGGACTTTTACTCATTGCGTACGGAATTTATCTAATTTACAAACCCTCAACTGAAAAAACGGAAATTGAAACCCTGACAAAAAAACCAGCGGAAAAAAGACGTTCATATATTTATTTAGCAATTGGAGTTTTATTACTAAAATCACCTGACTTTTTTGACCCAAATAATCCTTATGAACTGAATTTTATAAAAATCTTAATTTTTGTTCTTGGAATTGGATTTGTGATTTATGGACTGAATTTGTTCTTTAAAGAAAAAAAAGATAAGCGAGAAAGTGGTTCAATAGAATAAAAAACCGTTTGGTAACACCGTGTATAATTAATTGCTTTGGCAAGTGCTTACTTGGAAAATTCCTTCGGAATTTTCTCTGGCAAGTATTTGTTTACTAAATTAGTTGCTTAACCACGCAACTAACCATACACAACAACGTTAAGAGCAACAAAACTAAAAATTTAATAAATGGAAAAAATTTGGATAATATTAATAGTAATATCACTTTTTGCAATAATCACTTTTCTTTATTGGAAACTGACGAATGGCTATGCTGAAAAAGAATACGGTAAAAAGATGTTTAAACAATGGGGAACGAGAACTTTTTATTGGACTGGAGCATTATTCACTAGTGGTGGAATTACAGTATTTGTTATTTACCTATTAAAATGGGGAAATGTTTTGACTTTTTAAAAGTATAAAAACGAAATACCTTTGAATTTAAGATTGTTGCGGAATCGGAATTAAAAACCAAACTGAATTGGAAATTTAGCAAGTTTCGGAATTGCTAACTCTGACGGGATTGAAAAATTTTGCAGAATATAACGCTGACCAAATTTGAACCGACAAAAAATAACTGTTGCCAGCCGTGTAAAAAACATTGCTTATTTTAGTTCAACCGTTTGGTCGATGTTTTGTTTGCTTGCTTCCGATTTTCCTTCGGAAAACCCTCGCACACAACCACGCAACTTTCCAAGATACACCAAAAAACCCTAAGCAATTTCCTAAAAAATGATTGAACAAGTATAGTAACGAAGAAGGTTTACTATACTATATTTTGCATCAAGCAAATTATTTTTCTTTCAGTAGTTTTTCTAAATACTCTATTTTATCCTGTTCAGATTTTAATAGGCGCTCATAGAGTTTTTTGTTTTCTTCATGAGCTTCTAAAAGCTTATCTAATGGATTGAAAGTGCAATTATTAGGATGAAAAGTACCTTGGCTATTGCTAAAGCTATTATCATAAAAATTATTAAAGTAATTTATGGCTAACTCTTCTGAAAAATTTCCAATGGCTTCTTTTGTAACTCCAAGAATTTTAGCAATCTGTTCGAGTTTATCATCTTCAACCTTTTCAGATTGTTCAATTTTAGAAACCGCTTGTTGACTAATGCCCAGAGCTTCCGCAAGGGTTTCCTGTTTCATGCCCCGAAGCTCTCTAATACGGCTAATTTTTCTGCCGATATGATTTGGTTTTATTGCTGTTTCCATAATCCAAATATAAGATTTTTTTCAAAAACTGTATGCTTGTAAAAAACAAATTCCTACGGGTATCATACAAATAGTTTTGGTTGGCTACACAACCTTTTTGTACTTAGTTTATGTGAAAAAATAAGTATGAAAAATAAAGCCCAAAAACAAGCCAAAAACAAGCACGCTAAAAAACTTCAAGAGCTTAATAAAATAGCTCAAGAATATTTTAAATTGCTCTCTCCAACGCCTCCATATAACTATAGACAAGGCAACTACCTAGAATATGCTTATATCCGTAATTATGAAGAATTAGGCTATACATTAGAATCTATGTTAAATGTATGCATTATGGCATTAGATGGTTATGAACCCAACAACCCACAAAGGAATATAAAAGAAGCGCACACCCACTTAGCCGATGTATTGGAGTTTACCAAAAATTTAATTCCCCATGAAGAGTTTGAGTTTTTAGACAAATCCAGACACTTACTGCTAATACCCAATAAAGAACAATAGTTAAACTTATAGTATGGGCAATACTCTTAATTCCCCCATGCTTCGAAAGAATTTTAAACTTATTTTGGTTTATGGGAGTAATCACTTACTATTATTTAGTATATTTAAACTCTCCCTTTTAGTAATTAAGCATTTTATTTCAAAGCGCTTACGGTTTTCCGTATAAAATATTTTGTAAAGCATTTTACATTTGGTATTCAATCTGTTTTATTCATTATTTAAAATAAAGAAGCATAAATTAAAAAAATAATATATTACATACGTAAATGATATAACTGCAATTAGATTATTATTTACTGAAGTTATACAAGTGTTATAAACCATTTAAAAAAACCTAAATGAATAAAATATTATTGTTTTTAGTTATTATTTCCATTACCACTTTGTCGTGTAATGAAAAAAAGAAGTCAGAATCTGGATTTTCGGTTCAATTAAATCTAACTGGATTTAAGGATAGTACCGAATTCAAACTCTTAGATTTAGATAAAGGAGAATTTATTGACTCAACTAAAATTTATGATAACAAACTAAATTTCAAAGGAAATGTAAAAGAACCATTTAGCGCACGAATTCATACAATTGACAACAAATATTTAATACTATGGATTGAGAATGGGGAAATTGAAGTACAGGGAGATTTCAAAGATTTCGGTAATTCTGCAATAAAAGGAACGCCATTGAACACCGTCTATGTAAAATACCGTGAAAAGCAAAAAATCCTTTCCGAAAGAAGAGACAGTTTAACTCAACTTATGATAAAATCAATGTCCTCTAAATCAGAAAATGCAGAAAAAGAGTTCAAAAAATTAAATCTTCAAGTAAAAGAGATAGACAATAATATGTTTAAAATTAGGACAAAAAGTATTGCGTCAGAAGAGCCTTCATTATACACAATTAAGGAATTATACTTTCTAAGGAACGACTTAAAAAAAGATTCTCTTAAACTACTTTTCAATAGATTCCCTGAGAAATATCAAGCCAACAAATATGGTCAAGTGATAAATACCTATATTCAAAACGAAACATTGGAAATTGGGGATAAGTATTTGGACATTAGTGGTATAAATAATGAAGGAGAAAATGTTAGTCTATCTGAATTGAAAGGCAAATATGTATTATTAGATTTTTGGGCATCTTGGTGTGGACCTTGTAGACAGGAAAATCCCAATCTTGTTAGACTTTACAAAAAGTACAACAAAAAAGGGTTTGATATATTCAGTTTCTCAACTGACGACAATATAAAATCTTGGGAAAAGGCAGTTGAGAAAGATTCGATATCTTGGACGAGCGTGATTGACAAAAATGGTAGTTATAGTAAAATGTCTGCTTTATATAATGTCAGAGCTATTCCAGCATCTTTTCTAATTAATCCCGAAGGAATCATAATCGCTAAAAACCTAAGAGGAAAATCATTAGAAAATAAATTAATTGAAGAAATCGAAAAAAACGGTTTATAATCGAGTAGACGGGTGACGACTTAAAAGTCGTCACTGCGCCTCTCACACCACCGTACGTACGGGTCTCGTATACGGCGGTTCGTAAATCATCAAACCAAAGCTCTTTTCACCCTTGGCACTATCTTCTAATTTAAGCATAGGCTACCACTAGTGCTCCTATGCGAATTTTGAAGAGAATTACGTTCAGTCCTTCCCTACTTGTGAGTCCATCGGAGGTATTGCCTCTGCTCGTTTCCTGTAGGTACTATGACCTCTGCTGACTTCTCCAAATAACCAACTCGTAGTTTTGGAGACCTCCCCAGGTAATGGCATCTTCTTTCCCTCAATCACTGCCGTATCTACATACTTACCCTTTTTATAATCTTAGGGCGTTACAATGATGTGCTTGCTTACCCAAGTAAATATGCCTCTGTATACGATTTCTGTTCGTCAGTACCGAGTTTTGTAGTTTCGCTTCCTTCACTCCATGTCTCACGACACACGAGCTTGCGACTTACTAATGCTTCAAGACGTTACTCCTGCGCATAAGGGACTTGCACCCTATAGATTAATTTCTTACTTTAGTAAGAAAAAGATGCCCATGCTGGGCACACACACCGTATAAAATTAATGGCTAGTTTTAGCCTACTTGGAAAATTCCTGCGGAATTTTCTCTGGCAAGTATCTGTTTACTAAATCAGGTGCTTAAACACGCCACTAATCTTATACATAAACGTTACCACACATTTGAGAAACCAATGAAAAAAGGAGTTTTAATAACAATAATTGGCATTATAATTATCGGAATTGGATATTTTGGATTTCAAATGTTTGACTTTGCAAAAGGAGTAAAAGAAGATGTTAGACAAAATGCTAATCGGAATTTGATTATGGTTGCTAATGACTACGAAATTGACTTAACCGATTTAGATTCTGTACGTGAGAATTTAAATGGATTTTGGATTCCTAAAAACAATGTAAACGGAGAAGAAATTTTATGGTTGAATTTCCACAAAACTAAGAATTTCTCGGATTGGGAAACAATACCATATACCGAAGAAATTGAACAGACTGAAGAACTGCCAATGGAATCTTGTCCGACTTTAGCTGGATTGATAAAATTGAATGGTAAAGTCCAAATAGAATTTGTCAGTTTAGGTGGTTCGGACACAACCGAAATCGAATCTTTGAGTAAAACGAAATTCAAAATAACAGGAATGACATATTTAAGACATAAAGGTTATGATTTTTTAAAAACTTGGAATGTTCACGGATATGAGTCTGAATAATAAAAAACGTGTGGTAACACCGTGAAAAACATTGCTTATTTTAGTTAAGCCGTTTGGTCGTTGCTCTGTTTGCTAGCTTCCGATTTTCCTTCGGAAAATCCTCGCACACAAACACGCAACTTTCCAAGATATATATATATATAAATGTTACCACATATTTGTGAAAAACCTATGGGAATATTTTCAAGATTTAAGAAAAAAGGAGATGTTAATTTGTCAAAATCCGACTTTAAAACTCAAAGCGAAGATTTCGAAGTTCTTTCTGTAAAAGTTAGTGGAGATTTTTTCGAGAAGTTTCCACAAGCAAAAAAGAAAGATAATTATACGGGAAAATCAACACTAATAACAAACACAGCCATTTTATCGCTTTTCGGGAACAAAGTAAAAATAACTTACAACCCAAGTGAAATTGAATTAAATGAAGATAAATTTATCAACCAAATGAATCGGAATTTGAATTGGATTGCGAATAACGAAAGCGAAATTAAAATTGGAATTAGTAAAAAGTTACTCATACTAAAAAACGAAAGTTGGCTTCAAGAAAATGAAAGTGAATTATCAAAAAATGAGTTTATAAAGCGAATTAAACTAACTTCAATATCATTTTTCGGAAAAGGAAATTCGGAATTAATATTTGATGACGGAGACCTATTTTGGGAACACGAAATTGTTGCGGATTTAAATACGAAAAATAAATTGACTGATGTAAATATTCGTGGATAAAAACCTATGTCAACAATGGTAACCATTACACAAACCAATAAATTATAAAAAAAACAGACTTCTATAACAGCCTTTTAAGCGGTTTCTTTTTTTAATCACTTAATTAGCTATTTTAATGAGCCTTAAAAACAACTTTTCGAGACACCATGTTAAATGGAGTATTATTTTTATATATTAAAACGAGTTAAAAAAACCACTATTAAACCTACTCAAATACCGTAGTATTTATATCTTTTTTATTAGTGTATTTTTTTACAAAAATTAATTTTATCTTTACCTAGTAACAATACATGAAAATTCAGCTTATTCTAATTTATTTTAAGAATATGAGGAATAAAAGTTGTTATATAATGTAGTTGTAGGCAATATAACTTTATATTGAAATTTAAACAACCGAGCATATGAAAAAACAAAAATTCATTAATCTATCTAAAATTAGAATTCTAACTTTTGGGATTTTTATCCTAGTTATGGAAAAGAAGCGATAGTTTTTAGACAAACTGCCGTTTACCTGCAATATAAAAAAACAATACGATGAATGACCAAGCGTTCCAAATATTAGCTAATAGTAATAGAAATATTTATGCAAATTTATATGGATTTCCGAATGAATGTCCACATTGTCATAAACATATAATCCCCGAATTTAAGTCTGATTATATAAGTAAAGATCAATATGCTCTTTACGCAACTATGATATGTCCAAATACTGAATGTGACAGACCTTTCATCGCTCAATATTCAAGAGAAAACACTACAGATTATGATTACAAACAAATAGTCAAGTATTCGGTAATAAGCAAAAAATTTTCCACTGAAATAAACGAAGTTTCACCAAAATTCATTGAAATTTTTAATGAAGCATTTTTCGCTGAACAGAATAATTTATTCGAAGTATGTGGAGTTGCTTATAGAAAAGCTCTGGAATTTTTATTAAAAGATTATTTAATCGGACTCTTTCCTGACAAAGAAGATTCAATTAAGAAAAATACAATATCGAATTGTATAAGTTCATATGTCGAAGATACAAGATTAAAATCAACTTCAAAACGAGCTATTTGGTTAGGGAACGATCACACTCATTATGAGAAGAAATGGAATGATAAAAATTTGAATGATTTAAAAACTTTAATAAAATTAACGATAAACTGGATTGAATCAGAAATTCTAACCAAGAAATTTAATGATTCAATGCAATAAATACAGCAGGTAACAAAAGTACTGTGGTAAAAAACATTGCTTATTTTAGTTTAACCGTTGCTTTGTTTGCCAGCTTCTGATTTTCCTTCCGAAAATCCTCGCACACAAACCCGCAACTTTCCATATAAACCTTGTGTACAATATAAAAAACCCGAACTTAATATGAAAAATTGGAAAATTTCAGAGACTGAATTTAAAAATAAATATTTAATCCCAACTGAAAAATCTATTTGGCTAACTGATCAAAATAAAGATTCAAATATAACTGAACTGATTGAAACAAAAAGTTTAGGAACAATAACTAGTATCCGATATGAGGATTTGAAAGAAATTGTTTTTATTGATACTGACTCTTCAATTGATTTTATATTTAAAGATGACAAAACTCCTGAAGAAAAACATCAAATTGACAAAATTGTTTATTCAGAAATTAAATCTTATTTAAAAAGCCAACTAAAAGGAACTAAATTAAAAGATTATTCTGTAATTAAACAAATCCTTCCTCAACTTATAAGTTTAGGAATTTCTATTATTCTAATTGTTGTAACTTATATTTTTGCAATGGAATTAGAAAAAGGCGAAAGTGTTAGAATTTCTGGAAGAAGAGCTTGGTTAAAACAAATAATTGTTTCTATTGCAGAAACTTTAGGAACGACAGGAACACTAATTGTTGGAATATTAATAATAGCATCATTTATATATTTTATCATTAGAAAATATCAAAACCCAAAAAGAGGAGAAATATTAAAAATAACCAATTCTC
The genomic region above belongs to Mariniflexile litorale and contains:
- a CDS encoding TlpA disulfide reductase family protein: MKFTTKLIFFLSTLFLFNCSSEKKKFLQLNGEVKGTDIKSIMLIKPNQDTRFDSIIQIPVIEGKFYYEEELQNPEVVNLAFTESVKSGAYRPMPLFLENEKINLTIFPEEEFDKNTVKGGNLNIKYKNYKKEADSLFNPKDWEKQLKWEQEYYIPQNPSLVSYYLFLEQLRYFKENLNLDLIKNNYKKLSESNQNHPYNELALNLISAIENIKVGKKYTDFSAPDLNGNEIILSDKIKEKVALLDLWATWCGPCIAKSRTMVPVYNEYKDKGFTIIGVAGEFKNTDRLVKFLEKEKWEWTNLVELDRQNNIWQKYGVDGGGGIFLIDEDGLILAKDPTAEEVRIELESRLN
- a CDS encoding ankyrin repeat domain-containing protein gives rise to the protein MSLNTDLVRATKEGDLKKVSELIESGADLNTTVGDSDKRNLLHHASQKGHPKLIEFLIEKGIDINSLDNRKRTPLYLACYDYKVDSAKTLVSKGATINISGEYNPLDMASSNSFYGTEIVELLLENNADVNLICRGTSVTPLMGALHQKKTDALKLLLNAGANTNHIDANGESPLGRISVFEFPEQINLLLDFKAKINFQDRKGNSALHLATERENKKVIEVLIKRGIKVNLKNKNGETAKDIAKKNSPEIFSLICELTNENPKENNQSGILSKIGKLWR
- a CDS encoding helix-turn-helix transcriptional regulator: METAIKPNHIGRKISRIRELRGMKQETLAEALGISQQAVSKIEQSEKVEDDKLEQIAKILGVTKEAIGNFSEELAINYFNNFYDNSFSNSQGTFHPNNCTFNPLDKLLEAHEENKKLYERLLKSEQDKIEYLEKLLKEK
- a CDS encoding TlpA disulfide reductase family protein, coding for MNKILLFLVIISITTLSCNEKKKSESGFSVQLNLTGFKDSTEFKLLDLDKGEFIDSTKIYDNKLNFKGNVKEPFSARIHTIDNKYLILWIENGEIEVQGDFKDFGNSAIKGTPLNTVYVKYREKQKILSERRDSLTQLMIKSMSSKSENAEKEFKKLNLQVKEIDNNMFKIRTKSIASEEPSLYTIKELYFLRNDLKKDSLKLLFNRFPEKYQANKYGQVINTYIQNETLEIGDKYLDISGINNEGENVSLSELKGKYVLLDFWASWCGPCRQENPNLVRLYKKYNKKGFDIFSFSTDDNIKSWEKAVEKDSISWTSVIDKNGSYSKMSALYNVRAIPASFLINPEGIIIAKNLRGKSLENKLIEEIEKNGL
- a CDS encoding DUF2262 domain-containing protein, whose translation is MLPHICEKPMGIFSRFKKKGDVNLSKSDFKTQSEDFEVLSVKVSGDFFEKFPQAKKKDNYTGKSTLITNTAILSLFGNKVKITYNPSEIELNEDKFINQMNRNLNWIANNESEIKIGISKKLLILKNESWLQENESELSKNEFIKRIKLTSISFFGKGNSELIFDDGDLFWEHEIVADLNTKNKLTDVNIRG